From a single bacterium genomic region:
- a CDS encoding cold-shock protein: MPVGSVKWFSAEKGYGFITPDEGGKDVFVHYSAIQADGYRSLSEGQKVEYEVVTGQKGPQASNVKPIG, translated from the coding sequence ATGCCGGTCGGATCAGTCAAGTGGTTCAGCGCGGAGAAGGGCTATGGTTTCATCACTCCCGACGAGGGCGGCAAGGATGTCTTCGTCCATTATTCAGCGATTCAGGCCGATGGCTACAGGAGCCTCAGCGAGGGCCAGAAGGTAGAGTACGAGGTCGTGACGGGCCAGAAGGGTCCCCAGGCCTCCAACGTCAAGCCCATAGGCTAG
- a CDS encoding response regulator transcription factor: protein MPSGRTILVVDDEASVRDVVSRYLAREGFAVEVAEDGVAALALARRVHPDLIVLDIMLPGMDGLEVLRRLREWSDAYVLLLTARSDETDKVVGLGVGGDDYLTKPFSPRELVARVKALLRRSRGGEKQPVPLTFRRLRIDPGQRGVWKDGNPVALTTLEFDLLQAMAGAPRLVFTRPQIIERVWGSDFFGDERVVDVHIKELRKKLEDDPGRPVFITTVRGVGYRFEAE from the coding sequence ATGCCTTCCGGCCGCACGATACTGGTTGTTGACGACGAGGCGTCCGTCCGTGACGTCGTTTCGCGGTATCTGGCGCGGGAGGGCTTCGCGGTCGAGGTTGCCGAGGACGGCGTTGCCGCGCTCGCCCTGGCCCGGCGGGTGCACCCAGACCTGATCGTCCTGGACATCATGCTACCGGGCATGGACGGGTTGGAGGTGCTCCGACGGTTGAGGGAGTGGTCGGACGCCTACGTGCTGCTGCTCACCGCGCGGTCCGACGAGACCGACAAGGTCGTGGGACTGGGCGTGGGCGGCGACGACTACCTGACCAAGCCGTTCAGTCCCCGAGAACTGGTCGCGCGCGTCAAGGCGCTCCTGCGCCGAAGTCGAGGTGGCGAGAAGCAGCCCGTACCGCTGACCTTCAGGCGCCTGCGGATAGACCCGGGCCAGCGCGGGGTATGGAAAGACGGGAACCCCGTGGCGCTGACCACGCTGGAGTTCGACCTGCTGCAGGCCATGGCCGGAGCGCCTCGCCTGGTGTTCACACGCCCGCAGATCATCGAACGGGTCTGGGGATCCGATTTCTTCGGCGACGAGCGAGTGGTGGACGTCCACATCAAGGAACTGCGCAAGAAGCTGGAGGACGATCCGGGCCGACCCGTGTTCATCACCACGGTACGGGGCGTCGGCTACCGGTTCGAGGCGGAGTAG
- a CDS encoding ATP-binding protein: MRRSLGVQVFVSYLIVLVVGLVVLTAALSFLGSRHVPRSLEGGGPRYGGPPATNIERVLRTGVADALVIAGVAAIVAAGALSIYVTRRIVLPVQALATASQRLAAGHYDERVPVQSTDDMGALADSFNTMAGALEQTETRRRALLADVAHELRTPLSGIKGYMEGLADGVLEAGPETYARVAVEVDRLQHLVTDLEELSRLDAGVLHLVRRAVSVRQIVDAAVERLRLQADDQGLVLEVAVPEPLPAVIVDVNRIQQVLQNLIGNAIQYTPPPGRITVSAHSEGSRIRIDVEDTGLGIAAEHLAHVFERFYRVDRSRARSGGGSGLGLTIARYLVEAHGGSIRAASPGPGRGCTFSFTLPTAG, translated from the coding sequence ATGCGGCGGTCACTGGGAGTCCAGGTATTCGTCTCGTACCTAATCGTTCTGGTCGTGGGCCTGGTGGTGCTGACGGCGGCACTGAGCTTCCTTGGTTCGCGACATGTACCCCGCAGCCTGGAGGGCGGCGGACCACGATATGGAGGTCCCCCAGCCACCAACATCGAACGGGTTCTACGTACCGGCGTCGCCGATGCCCTGGTTATCGCGGGCGTCGCGGCAATCGTAGCTGCCGGCGCCCTCAGCATCTACGTGACCAGGCGGATTGTGCTGCCGGTGCAGGCCCTTGCCACTGCCAGCCAGCGCCTGGCCGCGGGTCACTACGACGAGCGGGTGCCGGTTCAGAGCACGGACGATATGGGTGCCCTCGCGGACAGCTTCAACACCATGGCCGGGGCCCTGGAGCAGACTGAGACCAGGCGGAGGGCCCTCCTTGCCGACGTGGCCCACGAGCTTCGAACACCGCTCTCCGGCATCAAGGGATACATGGAGGGGCTGGCCGACGGCGTGCTCGAAGCCGGGCCCGAGACCTATGCCCGGGTCGCCGTGGAGGTTGACCGCCTGCAGCATCTGGTGACCGACCTGGAGGAGCTCTCGCGGCTGGACGCGGGGGTGCTTCATCTGGTTCGGCGGGCGGTGTCCGTCCGTCAGATCGTGGACGCGGCCGTGGAGCGCCTGCGCCTGCAGGCCGATGACCAGGGACTTGTTCTGGAGGTGGCCGTGCCCGAGCCGCTACCTGCAGTGATCGTGGACGTTAACCGCATACAGCAGGTGCTGCAGAACCTGATCGGCAACGCCATCCAGTACACGCCGCCGCCGGGTCGCATCACGGTAAGCGCGCACTCCGAGGGATCGCGGATCCGGATAGACGTGGAAGACACCGGATTGGGCATCGCCGCCGAGCACCTGGCGCACGTCTTCGAACGGTTCTATCGCGTGGACAGGTCGCGCGCCCGCAGCGGAGGTGGCAGCGGCCTCGGCCTCACGATCGCCCGCTACCTTGTGGAGGCCCACGGCGGAAGCATCCGGGCGGCCAGCCCCGGCCCCGGACGCGGCTGCACCTTCTCCTTCACCCTTCCTACCGCCGGCTAG
- a CDS encoding diguanylate cyclase yields MNAAHAERTTQNQVKKRGVLLAGAGLAFLQLVVLILFKMDILPLDIPRWAMAFTVTIVVQISLWLIPHFGWDTRLRWDRHYVCLPMAAAAGLLILYTFTEPEARMIFLMAWMAALLFVAGRIGFWGVVVLSSIMAAGYMAGVARYASGLAVPLPAMDVALVGVFLIINVFAAVVFERLRRQRDERAAIQRERLRAEEAARSGAERYQRLFDGIPIGLYSTTPSGEFVTANHALAQILGYPSSEALLSAKVPDVYADGEDRQRWLALMEREGVVRGIELKLRHRDGQIIWVRDHARAVRDSDGRVLSFEGSLEDITARREAEEALRQANDKLKVWVDNLERRTSEISVLGKMGELLQACSNMVEAHSVIAHSAQKLFPGEPGALCMQSASRNFVEVVASWGEEPSTQPVFSPDDCWALRRGRAHIVEDTGEGPNCRHLTSPLPQGYLCLPLVAHGEAMGLLCLTRPGTAESALPPLPETRRMVASTMGEQSALALANLRMRETLRSQSVRDPLTGLFNRRYMEETLEREIRRAERGGRPLSVMMLDLDHFKQFNDTFGHSAGDALLRELGTMLRANLRAGDIACRFGGEEFVLILPEAALDCARTRAEQFREAAKHLHVSHLGESLGPVTVSLGVAAFPEHGTGGEALLEAADAALYRAKSEGRDRVVVAAAPA; encoded by the coding sequence TTGAACGCAGCCCACGCCGAACGGACCACCCAGAACCAGGTCAAGAAGCGCGGCGTCTTGCTCGCCGGCGCCGGGCTGGCGTTCCTGCAACTGGTTGTGCTGATCCTGTTCAAGATGGATATCTTGCCGCTCGACATCCCCCGATGGGCGATGGCCTTCACAGTCACGATCGTCGTGCAGATATCGCTGTGGCTGATTCCCCACTTCGGCTGGGACACGCGCCTGCGGTGGGATAGGCATTATGTCTGCCTGCCGATGGCAGCCGCGGCCGGTCTCCTGATCCTGTACACATTCACCGAGCCCGAGGCCCGGATGATCTTCCTGATGGCGTGGATGGCCGCGCTGCTCTTCGTGGCCGGGCGGATAGGATTCTGGGGTGTTGTTGTTCTGAGCAGCATCATGGCCGCGGGGTACATGGCCGGCGTAGCCCGCTACGCCAGCGGCCTGGCGGTTCCCCTGCCCGCCATGGACGTAGCGTTGGTCGGGGTGTTCCTTATCATCAACGTTTTTGCCGCCGTGGTCTTCGAGCGGCTGCGCCGCCAGAGGGACGAACGTGCGGCCATCCAGCGTGAACGCCTGAGGGCCGAAGAAGCCGCGCGGTCCGGTGCAGAGCGGTACCAGAGGTTGTTCGACGGCATCCCGATCGGCCTCTACTCAACTACCCCATCGGGTGAGTTCGTAACCGCGAACCACGCGCTGGCGCAGATTCTGGGATATCCGAGCAGTGAAGCCCTCTTGTCCGCGAAGGTGCCCGATGTCTATGCCGACGGAGAGGACCGGCAGCGATGGCTGGCCCTGATGGAACGCGAGGGCGTGGTGCGAGGGATCGAGCTCAAACTGCGCCACAGGGACGGACAGATCATCTGGGTGCGGGACCACGCGCGCGCCGTGCGCGACAGCGACGGCCGGGTGCTTTCTTTCGAGGGCTCGCTGGAGGACATCACCGCGCGCAGGGAGGCCGAAGAGGCCCTGCGGCAGGCCAACGACAAGCTCAAGGTGTGGGTAGACAACCTCGAGCGCCGGACGAGCGAAATCTCCGTGCTGGGCAAGATGGGCGAGCTCCTGCAGGCCTGTTCGAACATGGTCGAGGCACATTCGGTCATCGCCCATTCCGCGCAGAAGCTGTTTCCCGGTGAGCCGGGGGCGCTGTGCATGCAGAGCGCGTCGCGCAACTTCGTCGAGGTGGTGGCCTCCTGGGGCGAGGAGCCTTCCACGCAGCCGGTCTTCTCGCCGGACGATTGTTGGGCGCTGCGGAGAGGCCGCGCCCACATTGTGGAGGATACAGGAGAGGGCCCAAACTGCAGGCACCTTACCAGTCCCCTGCCGCAGGGATACCTCTGCCTCCCCCTTGTCGCCCACGGCGAGGCAATGGGACTGCTCTGCCTGACCCGCCCAGGCACCGCCGAAAGCGCTCTCCCGCCGCTGCCGGAGACCAGGAGGATGGTTGCCTCAACGATGGGAGAGCAGTCTGCCCTGGCGCTGGCAAATCTCAGGATGCGGGAAACGCTCCGCAGCCAGTCGGTCCGCGATCCGCTCACCGGATTGTTCAACCGCCGGTACATGGAGGAGACGCTCGAAAGGGAGATCCGGCGGGCCGAGCGCGGCGGGCGGCCGCTGAGCGTGATGATGCTCGACCTCGATCATTTCAAGCAGTTCAACGATACGTTCGGCCACAGCGCCGGAGACGCCCTGCTGCGTGAGCTGGGCACCATGCTGCGCGCCAACCTGCGCGCAGGCGACATCGCCTGCCGCTTCGGAGGCGAGGAGTTCGTCCTGATCCTGCCTGAGGCAGCGCTGGACTGCGCCCGGACGCGCGCCGAGCAGTTCCGGGAGGCCGCCAAGCACTTACACGTCTCCCACCTGGGCGAGTCGCTGGGCCCGGTGACCGTCTCCCTGGGCGTGGCGGCGTTTCCCGAACACGGCACGGGTGGGGAGGCCCTGCTCGAAGCCGCGGATGCGGCGCTCTACCGCGCGAAGTCAGAGGGGCGCGACCGCGTCGTCGTGGCCGCTGCCCCTGCCTGA
- a CDS encoding acetate--CoA ligase family protein, with amino-acid sequence MDPSLLPFFSPNGVVIIGASHDPYKLGHGVARNLVASGYRGAIHLVNPRGGRLFDRPVYAEVALVPDPADLAILIVPAPAVPEALRACALRGIRTAIVTSGGFREAGPEGTALEAECVRIARESGVRLLGPNCIGVLDTHLPLDTTFLQPPRPLPGSVAFISHSGAMCAVVAEQARALGLGISRMVSMGNQSDVTETELLPLVAEDPDTRVVTLFLEGCSDGRRFVEQSRRIARWKPIIALKAGRSAGGRRAAVSHTGALAGQDTAYDAAFHRAGVIRAGTIEEMLDWARALEWCPLPTGRAMAVLTNAGGPGVMAADALEACGLSLAELNEATRSALQGLLPASASVSNPVDILASASPEMYAACLRLLLGDPGVHGVLVMLPPPPMHPAGSVAEALVQVEANFAKPVMVVLMGGDSMRDSAERLRAARIPDCRSPESAASALAALAGRAEALGRCEQPPAVFGDVRPEVVREVIRRALADGTDTGAASATGAAGIWLAPDDAGRVLTAYGIPVPRIELARTGGEAAALACQMGFPVALKVASPEITHKSDVGGVMLDLADAAAVAGGFAAMLARVRSARPEARIEGALVQRMLPSGQDVIVGALADPQFGPLMMFGSGGVEVEGLGDTAFALAPLSRPDADALLASTWAGRRLCGYRSLPPADRGAVIEVVLRLGQLATDFPDLVEIEINPLRVLPDGQGAVAVDVRILAAPSSGRGSGHDDAVAPL; translated from the coding sequence ATGGATCCGTCTCTCCTGCCCTTCTTCAGCCCGAACGGCGTCGTCATCATCGGCGCCTCACACGACCCTTACAAGCTGGGCCACGGGGTGGCCCGCAACCTGGTGGCGAGCGGGTACCGGGGAGCGATCCACCTGGTCAATCCCAGGGGAGGGCGCCTTTTCGATCGCCCTGTTTACGCGGAGGTTGCCCTGGTGCCGGACCCTGCGGACCTGGCGATCCTGATCGTCCCGGCGCCGGCGGTTCCCGAGGCGCTGCGGGCGTGCGCGTTGCGCGGGATACGGACCGCAATCGTAACCTCGGGTGGCTTCCGTGAGGCAGGCCCGGAGGGCACGGCCCTGGAGGCGGAGTGCGTGCGCATTGCCCGCGAGTCCGGGGTCCGCCTGCTGGGCCCCAACTGCATCGGCGTGCTGGATACGCACCTGCCGCTGGATACCACGTTCCTGCAACCGCCGCGCCCGCTTCCCGGCAGCGTCGCTTTCATTTCGCACTCGGGCGCGATGTGCGCGGTCGTGGCGGAGCAGGCGCGAGCGCTGGGTCTCGGGATCTCGCGGATGGTCAGCATGGGCAACCAGTCCGACGTTACCGAGACTGAACTGTTGCCCCTGGTGGCAGAGGACCCGGACACGCGGGTTGTGACGCTCTTCCTGGAGGGGTGCTCCGACGGCCGGCGGTTCGTTGAGCAATCCCGCCGGATCGCGCGATGGAAGCCCATCATCGCCCTGAAGGCAGGACGGTCCGCAGGAGGGCGGCGGGCCGCGGTCTCGCACACCGGCGCGCTGGCAGGGCAGGATACCGCCTACGACGCGGCGTTCCACCGCGCAGGGGTGATCCGCGCAGGCACCATCGAGGAGATGCTGGATTGGGCTCGCGCCCTGGAGTGGTGTCCCCTGCCCACGGGGCGCGCGATGGCGGTGCTCACCAACGCGGGCGGCCCAGGGGTGATGGCCGCCGACGCCCTGGAAGCATGCGGTCTGTCTCTGGCTGAACTGAACGAGGCCACGCGCTCCGCGCTGCAAGGCCTGCTGCCTGCCTCCGCCAGCGTGAGCAATCCCGTGGATATACTGGCCTCAGCTTCCCCGGAGATGTACGCGGCCTGCCTGCGCCTCCTGCTCGGTGATCCCGGTGTGCACGGCGTGCTGGTAATGCTCCCGCCGCCACCGATGCACCCGGCCGGGTCTGTGGCAGAGGCGCTCGTTCAGGTAGAGGCGAATTTCGCCAAGCCGGTGATGGTCGTTCTGATGGGTGGGGACTCGATGCGCGACTCCGCCGAACGGCTCCGCGCTGCGCGCATCCCTGACTGCCGATCGCCCGAGAGCGCGGCGTCGGCCCTGGCTGCACTCGCCGGACGCGCCGAGGCGCTGGGCCGTTGTGAGCAGCCGCCCGCGGTCTTCGGGGATGTGCGTCCGGAGGTAGTGCGTGAGGTAATCCGGCGCGCCCTGGCCGACGGCACAGATACCGGCGCCGCGAGCGCCACCGGCGCTGCTGGCATCTGGCTCGCTCCTGACGATGCCGGCCGCGTGCTGACCGCATACGGAATCCCGGTCCCGCGGATCGAGCTGGCCCGGACCGGTGGTGAAGCCGCTGCCCTGGCCTGCCAGATGGGTTTTCCGGTGGCGCTGAAGGTTGCATCCCCTGAGATCACACACAAGTCCGACGTCGGCGGGGTGATGCTCGATCTCGCGGACGCCGCCGCGGTGGCCGGCGGCTTCGCGGCGATGCTGGCGAGGGTGCGGTCGGCCCGGCCCGAGGCGAGAATCGAGGGCGCGCTCGTGCAGCGGATGCTCCCATCGGGACAAGACGTGATCGTTGGCGCGCTGGCGGATCCTCAGTTCGGCCCGCTGATGATGTTTGGCTCCGGTGGGGTGGAGGTGGAGGGGCTGGGCGACACCGCCTTTGCCCTGGCCCCGCTGTCGAGGCCGGACGCCGACGCGCTGCTGGCCAGCACATGGGCCGGCCGGAGGTTGTGCGGTTACAGGAGCCTACCGCCGGCCGATCGCGGTGCGGTGATTGAGGTGGTGCTGCGCCTGGGGCAGCTGGCCACCGACTTCCCGGACCTTGTCGAGATCGAGATCAACCCGTTGCGGGTCCTGCCTGATGGTCAGGGGGCCGTCGCAGTGGATGTGCGGATTCTGGCCGCGCCTAGCTCAGGCAGGGGCAGCGGCCACGACGACGCGGTCGCGCCCCTCTGA